One region of Clostridiales bacterium genomic DNA includes:
- a CDS encoding nuclear transport factor 2 family protein, with the protein MATRNIPFPDKVRDMVLDVIKHVRRQEYTPEQLCQLQKIIECKYFYWWCMDMKKEEYVMELFTDDFRYYLNGHLAVKDKLLQARNAKWCNKDMQTMHMGHQPMIWLIDDTHARGVFQYEDHMCYYDDSEVLQGWLVYCDDFVKGSDGAWRIQKLRMAYREMDGSFRSTMVPKDWVPDEWDTPNY; encoded by the coding sequence ATGGCGACGAGAAACATCCCATTCCCGGACAAAGTCCGCGACATGGTGCTCGATGTCATCAAGCACGTCCGCCGTCAGGAATACACGCCTGAGCAGCTGTGCCAGCTCCAGAAGATCATCGAATGCAAGTACTTCTACTGGTGGTGCATGGACATGAAAAAAGAAGAGTATGTGATGGAGCTGTTTACGGACGACTTCCGCTACTACCTCAATGGCCATCTCGCCGTCAAGGACAAGCTCCTGCAGGCGCGCAACGCCAAATGGTGCAACAAGGACATGCAGACGATGCACATGGGCCATCAGCCAATGATCTGGCTGATCGACGACACGCACGCACGCGGGGTATTCCAATACGAGGACCATATGTGCTATTATGATGACAGCGAGGTCCTGCAGGGCTGGCTGGTCTACTGCGACGATTTTGTCAAGGGCAGCGATGGTGCGTGGCGCATCCAGAAGCTGCGCATGGCCTATCGCGAGATGGACGGCAGCTTCCGCAGCACCATGGTACCCAAGGACTGGGTGCCGGATGAATGGGACACACCAAACTACTAA
- a CDS encoding nuclear transport factor 2 family protein, which produces MTELEKLVEKDAIRDQYYVYARALDRIDNPLGKTVFAEDAQVDYGPTYKGTGYGFIDMMLKMHRKMVSTHHVMTNILIKLNEDGTKAAAEAYMYAACKYRNGMVVVARCRDIDLWEKRDGKWLVVKRTVAGDNTMILHPDFAPDYNNGRDKVKDPSYDYFETIE; this is translated from the coding sequence ATGACTGAACTTGAAAAACTCGTAGAAAAAGACGCAATCCGTGACCAGTATTACGTTTACGCCCGCGCACTGGACCGCATCGACAACCCGCTCGGCAAGACCGTGTTCGCCGAGGACGCGCAGGTCGACTACGGCCCGACCTACAAGGGCACCGGCTACGGCTTCATCGACATGATGCTCAAGATGCACCGCAAGATGGTCTCCACGCACCACGTCATGACCAACATCCTCATCAAGCTCAACGAGGACGGCACCAAGGCCGCCGCCGAGGCTTACATGTACGCCGCCTGCAAGTATCGCAACGGCATGGTCGTCGTGGCACGCTGCCGTGACATCGACCTCTGGGAGAAGCGCGACGGCAAGTGGCTCGTTGTCAAGCGCACCGTCGCCGGCGACAACACCATGATCCTGCACCCCGATTTCGCGCCTGACTACAACAATGGCCGCGACAAGGTCAAGGATCCGTCCTACGACTACTTCGAGACCATCGAGTAA
- a CDS encoding nuclear transport factor 2 family protein: MTVEERLEALEKEVQRLKDVQAIKELKSKYFRALDTKNWDELETTMTPNISTAYSNGKLVFHGPKEITNYFKESMPHTEITLHQGHNPVIWFESDTVAYGKWYLQDNLIFAEGNPYCGTQIQGSAIYTDKYVKVDGEWLIEDTGYLRVYEESFQRDNTHRIRINMFRPKKKKVIKKK, encoded by the coding sequence ATGACAGTTGAAGAACGTCTCGAAGCACTCGAGAAAGAAGTGCAGCGTCTCAAGGACGTGCAGGCCATTAAGGAGCTCAAGAGCAAGTATTTCCGCGCGCTCGACACCAAGAACTGGGACGAGCTGGAGACGACCATGACCCCGAACATCTCCACGGCTTACTCCAACGGCAAGCTCGTTTTCCACGGCCCGAAGGAGATCACCAACTACTTCAAGGAGTCCATGCCCCACACCGAGATCACCCTGCATCAGGGTCACAACCCGGTCATCTGGTTTGAAAGCGACACGGTCGCCTACGGCAAGTGGTATCTGCAGGACAACCTGATCTTCGCCGAGGGCAACCCCTACTGCGGCACGCAGATTCAGGGCTCTGCCATCTACACCGACAAGTATGTCAAGGTCGACGGTGAGTGGCTGATCGAGGACACCGGCTACCTGCGCGTGTATGAGGAATCCTTCCAGCGCGACAACACGCACCGCATCCGCATCAACATGTTCCGCCCGAAGAAAAAGAAAGTCATCAAGAAAAAGTAA
- a CDS encoding NAD(P)/FAD-dependent oxidoreductase, producing the protein MSYDALFSPIKLRGLELKNRVVLPGMNTKMVKDKNDVGEDLPAYHAARAAGGCGLNIVELVSICPECHAYLYLGLYNEHHRDQLRKITDAIHAAGGKAGVQIWHGGFVPEEFFDKTNKLETPDTLTVERIHEIVKQFGYSAKLAVEAGFDALEFHGAHTYLPHEFMNPSLNKRTDEYGNQSLENRCRFNLEVIREMRKNMPEDMPLLMRLDAIDEMLPAVTTQDETVQFINWAAEAGVDAIDLSRGNARSLATVYEVPPYNLEPGFNMDNIAAIKARVNIPVIGVGRIVDPALADQLIREGKIDMVAVGRAQLADPEWCNKSMEGREAEIRRCIGCTEGCYDKVIDPKAKHITCTRNPALCLEYKGLPKPEKAKNVMVIGAGIGGLMAAEYLKARGHNPTVYEATDAPGGHFVLAGKAPKKQAFTDAVMWDAEECKRMGIEIKTGVTVTPELIKEVKPDHVIVATGAHFVAPNIPGLDTAKDVYVAEDVLAGKAMPHGETIILGGGGVGCETAQFLIEHGVTDVRVMDSKRVGNKMGMLRTMFLDIEYPGDTIKKSRNSKVTNIGDHEITYAFTNKAKKTVEKTRHFDSLVIATGMHSRPTQELTDACSELGIPCDVIGSAKKADMGIEATADAYAAAMKV; encoded by the coding sequence ATGAGTTACGATGCATTGTTTTCTCCCATCAAGCTCAGAGGGCTTGAGCTGAAAAACCGTGTGGTCCTGCCGGGTATGAACACCAAGATGGTCAAGGACAAGAACGACGTGGGCGAGGATCTGCCCGCCTACCATGCGGCGCGCGCAGCCGGCGGCTGCGGCCTGAACATTGTCGAGCTCGTCTCCATCTGCCCCGAGTGCCATGCATACCTGTACCTCGGCCTTTATAATGAGCACCACAGAGACCAGCTGCGCAAGATCACCGACGCGATCCACGCGGCCGGCGGCAAAGCAGGCGTGCAGATCTGGCACGGCGGCTTCGTGCCCGAAGAGTTCTTCGACAAGACCAACAAGCTTGAGACGCCTGACACGCTGACCGTCGAGCGCATCCACGAGATCGTCAAGCAGTTCGGCTACTCCGCCAAGCTCGCTGTCGAGGCCGGCTTTGACGCACTCGAGTTCCACGGCGCACACACTTATCTGCCGCACGAATTCATGAACCCCTCGCTCAACAAGCGCACCGACGAGTACGGCAACCAGAGCCTGGAGAACCGCTGCCGCTTCAATCTCGAGGTCATCCGCGAGATGCGCAAGAACATGCCGGAAGACATGCCGCTGCTCATGCGCCTGGACGCCATCGACGAGATGCTCCCGGCCGTGACCACGCAGGACGAGACCGTGCAGTTCATCAACTGGGCCGCCGAGGCCGGTGTCGATGCGATCGACCTGTCCCGCGGCAACGCCCGCAGCCTTGCGACCGTGTATGAAGTGCCGCCCTACAATCTGGAGCCCGGCTTCAACATGGACAACATCGCCGCCATCAAGGCGCGCGTGAACATCCCGGTCATCGGCGTCGGCCGCATCGTCGACCCCGCTCTGGCCGATCAGCTCATCCGTGAGGGCAAGATCGACATGGTCGCCGTCGGCCGTGCGCAGCTCGCCGATCCCGAATGGTGCAACAAGTCCATGGAAGGCCGCGAGGCGGAGATCCGCCGCTGCATCGGCTGCACCGAGGGCTGCTATGACAAGGTCATCGATCCGAAGGCCAAGCACATCACCTGCACCCGCAACCCGGCGCTCTGCCTGGAGTACAAGGGCCTCCCGAAGCCGGAGAAAGCCAAGAACGTCATGGTCATCGGCGCCGGCATCGGCGGTCTGATGGCAGCCGAGTACCTCAAGGCTCGCGGCCACAATCCGACCGTCTATGAAGCCACCGACGCCCCGGGCGGCCACTTTGTGCTCGCCGGAAAGGCCCCGAAGAAGCAGGCCTTCACCGACGCCGTCATGTGGGACGCTGAGGAGTGCAAGCGTATGGGCATCGAGATCAAGACCGGCGTGACCGTCACGCCCGAGCTCATCAAGGAAGTCAAGCCCGATCACGTGATCGTCGCCACCGGCGCGCACTTTGTCGCCCCGAACATCCCGGGTCTCGACACCGCGAAGGACGTCTACGTGGCTGAGGACGTGCTGGCCGGCAAGGCCATGCCGCACGGTGAAACCATCATCCTCGGCGGCGGCGGCGTTGGCTGCGAGACCGCGCAGTTCCTCATCGAGCACGGCGTCACCGATGTGCGCGTGATGGATTCCAAGCGCGTCGGCAACAAGATGGGTATGCTGCGCACCATGTTCCTCGACATCGAGTACCCCGGCGATACCATCAAGAAGAGCCGCAACTCCAAGGTCACCAACATCGGCGACCACGAGATCACCTACGCGTTCACGAACAAGGCCAAGAAGACCGTTGAGAAGACCCGCCACTTTGATTCCCTCGTCATCGCCACCGGCATGCACTCCCGCCCGACGCAGGAGCTGACCGATGCGTGCAGCGAGCTCGGCATCCCCTGCGACGTGATCGGCAGCGCCAAGAAGGCCGACATGGGCATCGAAGCCACCGCCGACGCTTACGCCGCCGCCATGAAGGTCTGA
- a CDS encoding NAD(P)/FAD-dependent oxidoreductase yields MITDMKDAKIFSPLQLGRTTLKNRIAMAPMSMHYEATNGTVPKQLADIFVRRAEGGAGYVVIDAVTVDHKYWYIGKTTALDKDSLVPQFAAFAKRVSDAGSTLFPQLIHPGPESICALKGITPLGPSVNTNANGAVSRPITIDEIHKVVKQYGQAARRAEEAGCGGIALHVAHAYMLPGAFLSPLRNKRMDEYGGCIDNRARLILEIIEECRRNISRDFPIVLRVSGSEREPGGNSLDEMLYLAPKFEAAGVDMLEVSGGVQYEGLQNILPSHSQKIGMNVYEASEIKKVVNIPVFVVGKINDVRYAADLVERGLVDGVSMGRPLLADPDLPKKAYENRFDDITPCGSCGGRCITPEDPHHPVCKCHINPLVGHEYDYPFNPTDKPKKVLVIGAGPGGMYTAVTAAERGHDVTVWEKSKQIGGQLNLAVVSPGKQEMCKWLTHLNYRAKKAGVKFEFKKEATVENVKEFAPDAVVVATGATPLIPTFIKGVGDYPIITTHDILSRKVTIPKGTVCILGGGEVACETAEMLMADARPNSFATTGSIGDVEVTLVEMQPQLMTGVCLPNRNIALASLRREGVKSYINSKVLEVTEHEVKIQHKDGTEEWLKGFDYIVLGLGSRKYDPLSEELKAFVPEVHVIGDAIKPGQSSDAMHQGFHVGYEL; encoded by the coding sequence ATGATAACCGATATGAAAGATGCGAAAATCTTCTCGCCCCTGCAGCTGGGCAGAACGACGCTGAAAAACCGTATCGCCATGGCGCCGATGAGCATGCACTATGAGGCGACCAACGGCACGGTGCCCAAGCAGCTCGCGGATATCTTTGTGCGCCGCGCAGAGGGCGGCGCCGGCTACGTCGTCATCGACGCAGTCACGGTCGATCATAAGTATTGGTACATCGGCAAGACGACCGCGCTGGACAAGGACTCCCTCGTCCCGCAGTTTGCCGCCTTTGCCAAGCGCGTGAGCGATGCCGGCAGCACGCTCTTCCCGCAGCTCATTCACCCCGGCCCGGAGTCCATCTGTGCGCTCAAGGGCATCACGCCGCTCGGCCCGTCCGTGAACACGAACGCCAACGGCGCTGTCAGCCGCCCGATCACCATTGACGAGATCCACAAGGTCGTCAAGCAGTACGGCCAGGCCGCGCGCCGCGCCGAAGAGGCCGGCTGCGGCGGCATTGCCCTGCACGTCGCGCATGCTTACATGCTGCCGGGCGCATTCCTCAGCCCGCTGCGCAATAAGCGCATGGACGAGTACGGCGGCTGCATCGACAACCGCGCGCGCCTGATCCTGGAGATCATTGAAGAGTGCCGCCGCAACATCAGCCGCGATTTCCCGATCGTGCTGCGTGTCTCCGGTTCCGAGCGTGAGCCGGGCGGCAACTCCCTGGATGAAATGCTTTACCTCGCCCCGAAGTTCGAGGCTGCGGGCGTTGACATGCTCGAAGTCTCCGGCGGCGTCCAATATGAGGGCCTTCAGAACATCCTTCCTTCCCACAGCCAGAAGATCGGCATGAACGTCTACGAGGCGTCGGAGATCAAGAAGGTCGTGAACATCCCGGTTTTCGTTGTCGGCAAGATCAACGACGTGCGCTACGCCGCCGATCTGGTGGAGCGTGGTCTGGTGGACGGCGTGTCTATGGGCCGTCCTTTGCTCGCAGACCCCGACCTGCCGAAGAAAGCTTACGAGAACCGCTTCGATGACATCACGCCCTGCGGCTCCTGCGGCGGCCGGTGCATCACGCCGGAAGATCCGCATCATCCGGTCTGCAAGTGCCACATCAACCCGCTCGTCGGCCACGAGTATGACTATCCGTTCAACCCGACCGACAAGCCGAAGAAGGTCCTCGTCATTGGCGCCGGCCCCGGCGGCATGTACACCGCTGTCACGGCGGCCGAGCGCGGCCACGACGTCACCGTCTGGGAGAAGAGCAAGCAGATCGGCGGTCAGCTGAATCTGGCGGTCGTCTCTCCCGGCAAGCAGGAGATGTGCAAGTGGCTCACGCACCTGAACTACCGCGCCAAGAAGGCCGGCGTGAAGTTCGAGTTCAAGAAGGAAGCCACGGTCGAGAACGTGAAGGAATTCGCGCCCGATGCCGTCGTCGTCGCCACCGGCGCGACGCCGCTCATCCCGACCTTCATCAAGGGCGTCGGCGACTATCCGATCATCACCACCCATGATATCCTCAGCCGCAAGGTCACCATCCCGAAGGGCACGGTCTGCATCCTCGGCGGCGGCGAAGTCGCCTGCGAGACGGCCGAAATGCTCATGGCCGACGCGCGTCCGAACTCCTTTGCCACCACCGGCAGCATCGGCGACGTGGAAGTCACGCTCGTGGAGATGCAGCCGCAGCTCATGACCGGCGTCTGCCTGCCGAACCGCAACATTGCGCTCGCCAGCCTGCGCCGCGAGGGCGTTAAGAGCTACATCAACTCCAAGGTGCTCGAAGTGACCGAGCACGAGGTCAAGATCCAGCACAAGGATGGCACGGAAGAGTGGCTCAAGGGCTTTGACTACATTGTCCTCGGCCTCGGCTCCCGCAAGTACGATCCGCTGTCCGAAGAGCTCAAGGCGTTCGTGCCGGAAGTCCACGTGATCGGCGACGCCATCAAGCCGGGCCAGTCCAGCGATGCCATGCATCAGGGCTTCCACGTCGGCTACGAGCTGTAA
- a CDS encoding AraC family transcriptional regulator yields the protein MKRKNRPLCETPRSGYFCGPDKYLRLQEHTISEELFPVMEVDSYFVLVRSGSGSFIINGEEFPVQAGCVAWIQCSQVLTICPEFGETLTLWVAAFDYQLLSYYMFNQITNLREVEIVTGLPVIGPEGDDVRQIARQFEQFRHLSAKNSCGSAVIRSSFLRKIELLYNRAAARRKEQYSLLDMPLGRRASLYIATHSTAELTAASVAEAVSSDADETALNHALLIATGLNFSQYVNRVRLILAMSYFLYDSLPFDYVSSISGFHMSITFFRRFKALTGMTPQGYLNDMLSDGKDGRVYRGMILSETLISAISYLYENMSEPIDAEKIAHDLYTSENILRVQLKTRLNSSYKQILSMFRVRYAEALLTTTELPTVDIAMETGFGSDRTMGRVFYALNKMSPGEFRKQRGQGRKQHG from the coding sequence TTGAAGAGAAAAAACAGGCCGCTCTGCGAGACACCGCGCAGCGGGTATTTTTGCGGGCCGGATAAGTATCTCCGTCTTCAGGAGCACACCATTAGTGAGGAGCTGTTCCCCGTTATGGAGGTGGACAGCTATTTTGTGCTTGTCCGCAGCGGCAGCGGCAGCTTTATCATCAACGGGGAGGAATTCCCCGTGCAGGCGGGCTGCGTTGCCTGGATCCAGTGCTCGCAGGTGCTGACGATCTGCCCCGAATTCGGGGAGACGCTCACGCTCTGGGTCGCCGCGTTTGATTATCAGCTTTTGAGCTATTATATGTTCAATCAGATCACCAACCTGCGAGAGGTCGAGATCGTGACCGGCCTGCCGGTCATCGGGCCGGAAGGGGACGATGTTCGCCAGATCGCGCGGCAGTTTGAGCAGTTTCGCCACCTGAGCGCGAAAAACAGCTGCGGCTCGGCTGTGATCCGCAGCTCCTTCCTGCGCAAGATCGAGCTGCTGTATAACCGCGCCGCCGCACGCCGCAAGGAGCAGTACTCGCTGCTGGATATGCCGCTCGGCCGGCGCGCCAGCCTCTATATCGCCACGCACAGCACGGCGGAGCTCACGGCGGCCTCGGTCGCCGAGGCGGTCTCGTCCGACGCGGATGAGACGGCACTCAACCATGCGCTGCTGATTGCCACGGGGCTGAATTTCAGCCAGTATGTCAACCGCGTGCGATTGATCCTGGCCATGTCGTACTTCCTGTATGACAGCCTGCCGTTTGACTATGTGTCGTCCATCTCCGGCTTTCATATGAGCATCACGTTTTTCCGCCGCTTCAAGGCGCTGACCGGCATGACCCCGCAAGGGTACCTCAACGATATGCTCAGCGACGGGAAGGACGGCCGGGTCTACCGCGGCATGATCCTGAGTGAGACGCTTATCTCTGCCATCAGTTATCTGTATGAAAATATGTCCGAGCCGATCGACGCGGAAAAGATCGCGCACGATCTCTACACCTCGGAGAATATCCTGCGTGTGCAGCTCAAGACGCGCCTGAACTCCAGCTACAAGCAGATTCTGTCGATGTTCCGTGTCCGCTATGCCGAGGCGCTGCTCACGACGACGGAGCTGCCGACAGTCGACATCGCCATGGAGACGGGCTTCGGCTCTGACCGCACGATGGGCCGCGTGTTCTATGCGCTCAACAAGATGTCACCAGGCGAGTTCCGCAAGCAGAGAGGACAGGGGAGGAAGCAGCATGGCTAA
- a CDS encoding SDR family oxidoreductase, producing MFENEFKGKVVLVTGGSRGIGFAAVKGFLAAGAKVYFLSHYEETGAKALAALKEINPDYEVMTKAIDLCDYKAVQELYKEIIAKWGRLDVLVNNAGTDNSTWLTRLKQSEWDAVCNLNMKAPYTMMKYAIPHLVKTKGCIVNTASVAGVYGCPTGLPYPASKAALIAMTKSVAYSFANKGVRVNAVAPGVVNTDMVANMPQFAKDSVGDTIPMKRFAEPEDIANGILFLSSSAASYVTGVCLQIDGGYRPNNLPK from the coding sequence ATGTTTGAAAATGAATTCAAAGGTAAGGTCGTTCTTGTTACCGGTGGTAGTCGCGGCATCGGCTTCGCGGCAGTCAAGGGCTTTCTCGCTGCGGGTGCCAAAGTGTACTTCCTCAGCCACTATGAAGAGACCGGTGCCAAGGCTCTAGCAGCGCTCAAGGAGATCAACCCCGACTACGAAGTCATGACCAAGGCCATCGACCTGTGCGACTACAAGGCCGTTCAGGAACTGTACAAAGAGATCATTGCCAAGTGGGGCCGTCTGGACGTGCTCGTCAACAACGCCGGCACCGACAACAGCACCTGGCTGACCAGGCTCAAGCAGTCCGAGTGGGATGCCGTCTGCAACCTGAACATGAAGGCCCCCTACACCATGATGAAGTACGCGATCCCGCACCTGGTCAAGACCAAGGGCTGCATCGTCAATACCGCTTCCGTCGCCGGTGTCTATGGCTGCCCGACCGGCCTGCCGTACCCCGCCAGCAAGGCTGCCCTGATCGCCATGACCAAGTCCGTCGCTTATTCCTTCGCCAACAAGGGCGTGCGTGTCAACGCGGTCGCTCCGGGCGTTGTCAACACCGACATGGTCGCCAATATGCCGCAGTTCGCCAAGGACTCCGTCGGTGATACCATCCCGATGAAGCGCTTTGCCGAGCCCGAGGACATTGCCAACGGCATCCTGTTCCTGTCCTCCAGCGCCGCGTCCTACGTCACCGGCGTCTGCCTGCAGATCGACGGCGGCTACCGTCCGAACAACCTGCCGAAGTAA